A genome region from Anopheles stephensi strain Indian chromosome 2, UCI_ANSTEP_V1.0, whole genome shotgun sequence includes the following:
- the LOC118517628 gene encoding glycosyltransferase 25 family member yields MCSLLGCSASASATRRVKMTTMMLLLVLLTTTIVRCDQQIELTEQLPTVMVAVLVRNKAHTLPYFFSYLEDLDYPKDRMSLWIRSDHNEDRSIEITKAWLKRTSALYHSVNFKYRSEQGKRESEKTSSHWNEERFSDVIRLKQEALQTARTMWADFIFFLDADVFLTNSNTLRKLIDRKLPIVAPMLVSDGLYSNFWCGMTSDYYYQRTDDYKKILNYDQVGQWPVPMVHTAVLVSLKIAQTRQLTFERKNLPAGRYDGPVDDIIIFAMSANYSGIPMHVCNELLYGYIMVPLEAGETVPGKDLEQLTNVLSYIVNEYGELKLKQDLSRFVSDAPKDKLSLSHIYMINLERRSERRTKMRKHFDLLGLDVEHFPAVDGKQLSDKKVHDMGIRFLPGYADPFHKRPMTMGEIGCFLSHHSIWERMVRLNQQEVLVLEDDIRFEPFFRRRAYGVLADARRIGGWDLIYFGRKRLQEEDEKWIDGSEYLVKAGYSYWTLGYVISLEGAKKLLREQPLGKLLPVDEYLPIMFDNHPNDSWASHFRDRTLNAWSAAPLLLYPTHYTGDEGYISDTEDSLRIDGTLPTIGGSKGGAGTVNNDTRDGAQVPASEPKKGDKEQLPNSPTLLAESGIEQGEHDLETKNRRSEL; encoded by the exons ATGTGTTCCTTGCTTGGGTGCAGTGCAAGCGCATCTGCGACGAGGCGCGTgaagatgacgacgatgatgctgctgctggtgctgctgacgACGACAATCGTTCGCTGCGATCAGCAGATAGAGCTTACGGAGCAACTACCAACCGTAATGGTGGCAGTGTTGGTACGAAACAAAGCGCACACGTTGCCATACTTTTTCTCCTACTTGGAGGATCTCGACTATCCCAAAGATCGGATGTCGCTCTG GATAAGATCCGATCATAATGAAGATCGTAGCATCGAGATTACCAAGGCATGGCTGAAAAGAACCAGCGCGCTGTACCACAGCGTTAATTTTAAGTACCGCAGCGAACAAGGAAAGCGAGAAAGTGAGAAAACCAGCAGTCACTGGAACGAGGAACGATTTAGCGATGTGATACGGCTAAAGCAGGAAGCCCTGCAGACGGCTCGGACAATGTGGGCTGATTTTATATTC TTTCTCGATGCCGATGTTTTCCTGACGAACAGCAACACCCTTCGCAAGCTGATCGACCGCAAGCTCCCGATCGTAGCGCCCATGCTCGTGTCCGATGGATTGTATTCAAACTTTTGGTGCGGAATGACATCGGACTACTACTACCAGCGGACGGACGATTACAAAAAGATTCTAAACTACGACCAGGTCGGCCAGTGGCCTGTGCCGATGGTTCACACGGCTGTGCTGGTGAGCCTAAAGATTGCCCAAACGCGTCAGCTAACGTTTGAGCGGAAAAACCTCCCGGCCGGCCGGTACGATGGGCCGGTGGATGATATTATAATCTTTGCCATGTCGGCAAACTACTCAGGGATTCCGATGCACGTGTGCAACGAGCTGCTTTACGGGTACATTATGGTACCGTTGGAAGCAGGCGAAACCGTACCGGGGAAAGATTTGGAACAGTTGACCAATGTGCTGAGCTACATCGTGAATGAGTATGGAGAGTTGAAGCTGAAGCAGGATTTGAGTAGATTTGTGTCTGATGCACCAAA AGATAAACTATCACTTTCGCACATCTACATGATCAATCTGGAGCGACGTTCGGAGAGGCGTACGAAAATGAGGAAACACTTTGATTTGCTCGGACTGGACGTGGAACATTTTCCGGCCGTTGATGGCAAGCAGTTGAGCGATAAGAAAGTGCACGATATGGGCATACGCTTCCTGCCCGGTTATGCTGATCCGTTCCACAAGCG tCCGATGACGATGGGTGAAATCGGGTGCTTTTTAAGCCACCACAGCATCTGGGAACGTATGGTTCGCCTCAACCAGCAGGAGGTACTTGTGCTGGAGGATGATATCCGGTTCGAACCGTTCTTCCGTCGACGGGCGTACGGTGTGTTGGCCGATGCACGTCGCATCGGTGGCTGGGATTTGATCTACTTTGGTCGCAAACGGTTGCAGGAGGAGGATGAAAAATGGATCGATGGATCGGAGTATCTGGTAAAGGCGGGATATTCTTACTGGACGCTCGGGTACGTGATTTCGCTCGAAGGTGCGAAGAAGCTGCTACGGGAGCAACCGCTCGGAAAGCTGCTGCCGGTAGACGAGTATTTGCCGATCATGTTCGACAATCATCCGAACGATAGCTGGGCTAGCCATTTTCGTGACCGTACGTTGAACGCGTGGAGTGCAGCACCATTGCTGCTGTATCCAACGCACTACACCGGTGATGAAGGATACATTTCCGATACGGAAGATTCTCTCCGTATCGATGGAACGCTACCAACGATTGGTGGTAGCAAGGGAGGTGCCGGGACGGTTAATAACGATACTCGCGACGGTGCTCAAGTGCCAGCCAGCGAACCAAAGAAAGGCGACAAGGAACAGCTGCCCAACTCACCGACGTTATTGGCCGAATCGGGAATCGAACAGGGTGAGCATGATCTGGAGACGAAGAACAGACGCAGTGAGCTATAG
- the LOC118517631 gene encoding uncharacterized protein C16orf52 homolog A, with protein sequence MDKLTTISAGLFMAADVCAIVSLAMPDWIVTSVGGETRLGLMWTCMTLYNRPQVCFTPELQPEWLIALICIFVGCICITTTIILLASSNWDRNVIPYARWVGFTAMVLFCLAAVIFPLGFHVDEIGGQPYHLPHSHQVGISYIMFVLALWITVISELFAEKVCLPQF encoded by the exons ATGGACAAGTTGACGACGATCAGCGCTGGTCTGTTTATGGCGGCGGATGTGTGCGCTATCGTGAGCTTAGCCATGCCCGATTGGATAGTGACCAGTGTGGGAG GTGAAACGCGCTTGGGATTGATGTGGACATGTATGACGCTTTACAACCGGCCCCAGGTGTGCTTCACTCCGGAACTACAGCCGGAGTGGCTCATTGCGCTGATATGCATTTTCGTGGGTTGCATctgcatcaccaccaccattattCTGCTGGCATCCAGTAACTGGGATCGTAATGTGATCCCCTACGCACGGTGGGTCGGTTTTACTGCAA TGGTTCTGTTTTGTCTTGCGGCAGTAATATTTCCGCTTGGATTTCACGTGGATGAAATTGGGGGACAACCGTACCATTTGCCACACTCGCATCAGGTTGGCATCTCGTACATCATGTTCGTGCTGGCCCTGTGGATCACGGTCATATCGGAGCTGTTTGCCGAGAAGGTGTGTCTGCCGCAGTTTTAG